One part of the Vicia villosa cultivar HV-30 ecotype Madison, WI linkage group LG6, Vvil1.0, whole genome shotgun sequence genome encodes these proteins:
- the LOC131613625 gene encoding uncharacterized protein LOC131613625, which yields MAFDSDLWDLLADGYSYQVDANGVKIARRAMTDDQKKAYKNHYKAESILLSAISLIDHEKITDKETANSIFDSLKMTHEGLKVLNKGYSTSDHVKKIIRSLPKNWRPMVTVLKMSKDLNNTSLEELMSSLRNHEIELQEDEPQRKRKFVALKSKSEKKKAFQAEEESEEKDSSEDEMSLLSKRLNQLWKHRKRKFQGSRRSKDISGLSSGQKRASGKEVICYECKEHGHYKYDCPKLDKDKKPKKALKTKKGLTTIWDESDSREENSDEEQANMVVMEEASTMKVISESELTTDNESNSDDEQEVLSSLSRSKLESRFSELMKRYHLLISKYKILKKSFVVTSEKPTEDDRDKSE from the exons ATGGCTTTTGACTCTGATCTCTGGGATCTGTTAGCTGATGGCTACAGTTATCAAGTAGATGCAAATGGTGTCAAAATTGCAAGACGTGCAATGACTGATGACCAGAAGAAGGCTtacaagaatcattacaaagCCGAATCTATCTTGTTATCTGCTATTtctcttattgaccatgagaagatcACTGACAAAGAGACTGCAAATTCTATATTTGATTCTctcaagatgactcatgaag GACTTAAGGTTCTGAACAAAGGTTATTCTACATcagatcatgttaagaagattatcagaagtctGCCTAAGAATTGGAGACCAATGGTAACTGTTTTGAAAATGTCAAAGGATTTGAACAACACTAGTCTTGAGGAACTAATGAGTTCTTTAAGAAATCACGAGATTGAGCTTCAAGAAGATGAACCTCAGAGGAAAAGAAAATTTGTGGCTTTAAAGTCTAAGTCTGAAAAGAAAAAGGCTTTCCAAGCagaagaagaatcagaagaaaaagaCTCAAGCGAAGATGAAATGTCTCTGTTATCCAAAAGATTGAATCAACTATGGAAACATAGAAAGCGAAAGTTCCAAGGATCAAGAAGATCAAAGGATATAAGTGGATTATCATCTGGTCAAAAGAGAGCTTCTGGAAAGGAAGTTATATGTTATGAGTGCAAGGAGCATGGACACTACAAGTATGATTGTCCAAAGCTTGATAAAGACAAGAAGCCAAAGAAAGCACTCAAAACCAAGAAGGGTCTCACGACAATATGGGATGAGTCTGATTCACGAGAAGAAAATTCTGATGAAGAACAAGCCAACATGGTAGTCATGGAGGAAGCTAGCACAATGAAAGTCATTTCAGAAAGTGAGCTGACAACTGACAATGAGTCAAACTCTGATGATGAACAAGAGGTACTttcttctctttcacgttctaAACTTGAATCTCGTTTTTCTGAACTAATGAAAAGATATCATCTTCTGATTAGTAAATACAAAATTTTGAAAAAGAGTTTTGTAGTTACTTCTGAGAAACCAACTGAGGATGATCGAGATAAATCTGAATAA